The Stieleria maiorica genome includes the window TTGTTTGCCGATGTTTTTGCAGTTGCCGATTTTCATGGGCCTGTACCGCGCCCTGTCGGTCGATATCGACCTGCGGCAAAAACCGCTCTGGTCGCCCAACGGCTGGGCATCCAACTTGGCCGCCCCGGATCAATTCATGTACTGGGGCGACTGGATGCCGGACTTCATCGCCGGGCGTGGCACCGGATGGTTGGGGCCTTACTTGAACATCCTGCCGATCTTCGTCGTCGTGTTGTTCATCACCCAACAAAAGCTGTTCATGCCGCCGGCCACGGACGAACAGACCGCGATGACCCAAAAGGTCATGACGATCATGACCTTGTTCATGGGCCTGTTCTTCTTCCGCGTTCCCGCCGGTCTTTGCATCTACTTCATCGCCAGCAGCCTGTGGGGCATCGGCGAGCGTCTGCTGGTCAAGAAAACGTTGCCCAAGGGCAAGCATTTCGACCTGGACGGCGACGGCGATGTGATCGATGCCGTCGCCACTAAGAGGAATGGCGATGGGAAGAAAACACTGACCGAGAAACTTCTCGAGCAGGTCAACCAGAAAACGCCCGAGCCCCCGACGACGCCGCCGAGTAAACGGAAGCGTCCGCCGAAAAAGAAGAAACGCTGATCACTGCTTCCAGCCGACCGGCTGAGTCCACGCTTGTTGCAACTGATCGGGGAACGACGGATCGACGTGCGGCCGGTCGCTGGTGACCACCGCACGCACATACAATTCGTTGCCGGTCATCTGGTATTTCGCAGTTGTCCCCTCTTGCGAATCGACCACGACGCCGATCTTGTGCAGGTCCGCCGCGTTGCCTTCGGCGGATTCATCCCTCAGTGTGGCGATGAAATCGGTGCGATAGGCCGCGCCGATCTCCGCCTGAATGTCGACGGACAGTGTTCGCGTCGATTCATCGAAGCTGACGTCGGCGAGCGACACGCCGCTGGATGCATAAAAGTCGCCACGTTTCATCGCTTGGATCAGGTGTTCGGGCGTCAAGAAACGGCTGCGAACCATCACCCAGCCGCGTCCCGGGCGTGACCCCGGTTTGCCGTGATATTCGTGTGAGTCATCGGTGGCCAGTCCCATGATCGGCGCGATGCCGGCGGCGCCACAGCGGATCGCGTTGATTTGGTCCCACATCTGTTCGATGCCGGGGTGATCCTTGTCGCCGAGATGATTGACGCCCGGGTGGCCGTTGTAGACTTCAAAGAACCGTTCCGAGGCCACCGCGGCCAGATCTTCGGCGGTCATCGCATAGCCGAAATTGGGGTGATTGATGTGCGGCAAGACTTCGCGGCCGTGAGCCTTTTCGTGTTCGAGGATGATCCGCAGGTTGTTTTGCATCGCTTCGCGGACCGTCGCTCCACCGGCCGGCGCGATCACCTCGGCCAAATTGGTGGCATTGATGTGCACCGGTTTCCCTTCCGAACGATCACTGATCTCTTCGGCGGGAATCATGATGAATCGGCCTCGTTCTTCCAGCAGATGCCGAAACTCATCCAACGGCTTCAAGCGGATTTCTTGGTCGCCGGTCTCCGGGTTCGCTCGCGATTCCACCCAGTGGTCGCCGAAGCGATCTCGATAGCGACCGACCACACCGTCATCGCTGCGGGCAACGATCTTGGTGACACCCATCCAACGCATGCCTTCGCTCAACACGTTGTGATCGGTCAGGGCAAGAAACTGGTAACCCTGCTGGCGATACCAATCCGCGATCATTTCCGGAAACTCGTCGCCGTCGCTCCACAGCGAATGGGTGTGTAGATTGCCTTTCCACCAACGGACCTGATCGTCCATCACGGGTTCCGCGGCCACGGAGATCAGGGGAAACACGCCAAGGGTGGCGATGATGAAACAAAACAGTCGATTCATGGTTTGGATCGTCTCGAAGCTAAAGGATTCGTTCGTCGTCGTAGCTACGCTCGCCAGAGCGTGGTCAGCACAACGCGTGGAAAGCATAGCAGACCCACCTTCTGGCGAAGGTAGCTACGTTTCCCCAGCAGATTCCGGCGTGTAGCGCGCCAAGCGAGGTTCAGTCTAACCGGGATCACCCCTGCGACGATCGGGCGCGCGCGCCTGCGCTACTCCACCAATGTCAATTCGACCGGGCAGTGATCCGATCCGAACACGTCGCTATGGATTTTGGCACCGGCCACACGATTCCAAAACCGTTTCGACACCCAAAAATAATCGAGACGCCACCCGACGTTCTTCTCGCGGGCGTTCATCCGGTACGTCCACCAGGTGTAGTTGCCAGGCCCCTGATCGAACTGGCGAAACGAATCGATGAACCCGGCCTTGGCGATGTTGTCCAAGCCCGCGCGCTCTTCGTCGGTGAATCCGGCGTTCTTGCGGTTGGATTTGGGGTTGGCCAGATCGATTTCCTGGTGGGCACAATTCACATCGCCGCAAAAGATGACCGGTTTACGTCGATTGAGCTTTTTGATGTAAGCCAAAAAGTCGGCGTCCCACTGTTGGCGGTACTCCAACCGCACAAGTCCTCGTTGGGAGTTGGGCGTGTAAACATTGACGACGTGAAAATCCTCATACGTCGCCGTCACCACCCGACCTTCTTGGTCGTGTGACTCGTCACCGATTCCAAGGCTGGTCTTTTTCGGCGCGGATTTGCTCCAGATCGTCGTCCCGCTGTAGCCCTTTTTGGTGGCGCAGTTCCAGGTCTGGTGGTAACCGAGGTCGTCGGCCCACGCCAAATCCACTTGTTGTGGCTCGGCTTTGGTTTCCTGCAAGCACAGGATGTCGGGCTGGTGGACTTCGACGAACTGGCGAAACCCCTTGTCCATCGCCGCACGGATTCCATTCACGTTCCAAGAGACCAGCTTCATGATTGTATTTGTTCGGGTTTAGCAATTGATGAGGTAAAGAACGAGTAGTCTACCGCAACTAAATTTTCGCATTTGTCGATGCGTTCGGATAGTCGCCGTGTTCTCCGAACTCGGCGCCCCGAAAGCGAAGCTTTGTTCCACGCCGACCTCGGAGAGGACGGCGACTGTCCAGCCCAGCCGAAAACGAAGCTGAGACGGAAGACGAGTGCTGCGATCCCACTCTCCCCCCGCTACTCTTCCATCGAGAAAAGATTCGCTATAACTTTCCGCCGGTCAAAAACGCTTCGAAAACCGCCAAACACGAACACGGACGAGGTCGCGCCGCGATGGACGAACAAACGTTGAAACAAATTGCCGACGATCTGGGGCTGCCGCTGGCCAAGGTCCGCAAGGCGGTCGAATTGTTGGACGAGGGGAACACCATCCCCTTCATCGCACGCTACCGAAAAGAAGCGACCGGAACGCTCGATGAAACGCAGTTGCGGGCGATCGAAGACGCAATGGAGCGTGCCGCCGCCTTGTCCGCTCGCAAAGAAACGGTGTTGAAAACCATCAGCGAACAAGGGCAGCTGACCGACGCGCTGCGGAAGGAAATCCAGCAGTGTGCCGACCTGCGCACGCTGGAAGCCATCTACCTGCCCTACAAACCGAAACGCCGCACTCGGGCCACGATCGCCCGCCAGCGGGGACTGCAACCGCTGGCGG containing:
- a CDS encoding exodeoxyribonuclease III, which gives rise to MKLVSWNVNGIRAAMDKGFRQFVEVHQPDILCLQETKAEPQQVDLAWADDLGYHQTWNCATKKGYSGTTIWSKSAPKKTSLGIGDESHDQEGRVVTATYEDFHVVNVYTPNSQRGLVRLEYRQQWDADFLAYIKKLNRRKPVIFCGDVNCAHQEIDLANPKSNRKNAGFTDEERAGLDNIAKAGFIDSFRQFDQGPGNYTWWTYRMNAREKNVGWRLDYFWVSKRFWNRVAGAKIHSDVFGSDHCPVELTLVE
- a CDS encoding CehA/McbA family metallohydrolase domain-containing protein is translated as MNRLFCFIIATLGVFPLISVAAEPVMDDQVRWWKGNLHTHSLWSDGDEFPEMIADWYRQQGYQFLALTDHNVLSEGMRWMGVTKIVARSDDGVVGRYRDRFGDHWVESRANPETGDQEIRLKPLDEFRHLLEERGRFIMIPAEEISDRSEGKPVHINATNLAEVIAPAGGATVREAMQNNLRIILEHEKAHGREVLPHINHPNFGYAMTAEDLAAVASERFFEVYNGHPGVNHLGDKDHPGIEQMWDQINAIRCGAAGIAPIMGLATDDSHEYHGKPGSRPGRGWVMVRSRFLTPEHLIQAMKRGDFYASSGVSLADVSFDESTRTLSVDIQAEIGAAYRTDFIATLRDESAEGNAADLHKIGVVVDSQEGTTAKYQMTGNELYVRAVVTSDRPHVDPSFPDQLQQAWTQPVGWKQ